The window TACTGTGTTGGTGGTGGAACAGAGGTCCAGGCCTGCGCTGCCAGGGGTGGCGCGCTGGAGGGATTGAATACCTGGCTTGGTTGGGGAGCAGCCTGCAAGGCCCCCTGGGGCGCTCCCGGAGGtgtgggggccaggggctggccccgagGGAAGTTTCCCGACTTCCGAGGGAGAAGCTGACGCCCCTGACTATCAGTCTTGGAACGGCACTCATTTGCCCAATGAAATCCTCGTCCGCATCGGGGGCAGAGAGAATTGGGCAAAGGGCGTGGAGTAACACCTGGGGAGGGCATGGTTGGAAGGGCTGCAGTTCCCCGGGGAGATTGTTTTTGAGGACACTCTCTGGAAAAATGACCAGGCTGTTTACAGGTAAAGCAAAGGCGATTTTGTGAAATGCCACCAGAGGGGCGAAAATTGGCTGCCTTAAGGGCTGCCCCAATGGCCAATCCAATAGCATGGGCGGAACCGACCCCCGCGCAGAGGCGGACATAATCAGAAAGGGTGGCTCTCTCCCGATGGGGGCGAAGGGCCTCTTGGCAAGCCGGGTTGGCATTTTCGAAAGCAAGGTGTTTAACGAAGGTACTTTCGTTTTCCCTGGAGCCGAGCAGCCTCTCTGCCGCATCATTAAGGCGGGAGATAAAATCACTATAAGGCTCGTCTGGTCCTTGCCGGACTTTTGCCAAGGAAGTGGTGGCGGAGCCCTTTTGAGGGAGCCGCTTCCAGGCCTTAAGGCCCGCCATTTGAATTTGTGTTAAGAGTCCCGGCGGAAAGGCcgcctgagtttcatttttatcataaggCGCCGTGCCTAGAAATTTGCCAACTGTCCAGTTTTGGGAAGTAGGGCTCTCGCTGTTACGGCGGGCCAGTTCCCGAGCCTGTTCAGAATAATCAGTCTTCCACAGAACAAAATCTCCCCCAGAGAGGGTGGCACGGGCAATAAAATGCCAATCATTAGGAGTGAACCATGTCTCACTCTGGTTTTCAATCAAGGCCAATGTAAACGGAGCCGTGGGTCCGTATTGACTGCAGGCGGCTTTGAGACGTTCAAGAAACCGAAGGTCTAGCCTTTTGTAGCGCTGGCCGTGGCCAGTAGTGGGCTCTTCACCCATTCCTGTATCAGGATCGTCCTCCCCGCCCTCAATTGGgtgttcctcctccctttctaggGGCGGCGGGGAATCTTCTTCCTCAGACTGAGAGGGACATTGAATCTGACTGCGGGTGACCGGGAATGCCAGGCAGGGCTGAgtctttttcttaaatgaaatgGTTTTAGGTTGCTTATTTTGTAGTGCcaggtcagagagttcctggtctAGGGACCGAAGTTCCTTTAAGAGACTCAGGTGCTCGCGGCGCGCCTCCAGAGTGGCCCGCAACTGGCGGATGCTGTCAGGGAGGTTTGAAGGGACCGGTATGGCGATAGGAAGAGAGCCATGGTGCCCATCAAGGAGCGGGCCGCAGAATGGGTGTTTTTGGGGGAATTTGTATGGTGGCGGCTGGGAAAATTGGGGTCTTGGGTCCTGTCCGAGGCTATCAGGGTTATGATAATGAGCAGCCTCCTCCTCTAAAATGGCGGCGTTGCCAGGGTCAAGGGGTTTTGGGCCCTCAAAGTCTGCTAAGGAGGGATAAATTTGTTTAGGCGCGGAAGGCACTGTCCCCTGTTCCATATCTGACAATTCTACCACTGAGGGTGGGCCCTGAGAGGAAGCTCTGGAGGGGGGTCTACTCTGTTTCATAACCTCCTCTCCTTGGGAAATAACTGACTGAATATCGGGGGCAGGGGTGTGGGAGTggacttttaaaatgtcattaattaAGTTCCAATAAGAAAATGTAACCACAGGCACCTTTTCTGGGCCGAAGGATCGATAATAGTCTTTGAGACAATCCCCCACACGAGCCCATCTTTTTACATCTATTGTTCCTTCCTGTGGAAACCATGGACAACAATCATCTAAGcgattaaagaaaacttttaaatcttttttacgAACCCTCACTCCTCGCGTCTTGAGTGCCTCCTTGATGCCCCTGACAAACTGGTCATGGGCTGAAATGCCCTGTCCCATGGTTCGGCGATCTGCCTAAGCCGAACTGCGTCCCTGTCACCGTTTCTCACCTTAATAGGCTTCTCTTGTGGTTGGGCCGGGTGCTCCCAAAGAGAATGATGACCACCAAGCGCTTGGATCTTCCGACAGGGACGTTCTCGTCTCGTGAGGGAAGgtcgtgccccacgttgggcgccagttGTCACGACCtgcaggacatcaacaggggagaccacctacgagagagaatgaagggaaagggagacgcaaagaggacagcaagacaaatgggagtctgttcaagctgccaatttattttgatttttcacacacttatatactcttaaagcaggagggggcaatcttggagcaggagggggcagttcttcagcacctgtaggaagttggcttggggtagcaggacgttggcagggtgaaaaggttactggtcatgctataggggagagttgctaagtgacctgaccacaaaatgttcctatacactgggtcctacctgggttgctaagagacttgactgtaggacgttctggtaggtttattctcaagaattatctattattattgctctatgaacttggccatctagtgcaaccaaggtggtgctgaatcaatggttggtttcttagcatgttttctatggtggcttccagccagaggctcaagtcagggtctcggtccctgacagaatagccaaagcaattctaggcaaaaaaagcagtgcaggaggtatcacaataccagacttcaagctctactacaaggccatcataacaaaaacagcatggtattggtataaaaacagatcggaagaccaatggattagaactgaagacccagaaataaaaccgcactcttacagccaactgatattcgacaaaggagctaaagacatacaatggaataaacatagcctcttcaactactggtgctgggagaactgggcagctatatgcagaaaactcaaagtagacccaaacctatcaccatgcaccaagatcaactcaaaacggatcaaggacctcaatatcagacctgaatccttgaaacgactaaaggacagagtaagaaagacgctagaacttataggcacaggaaggaacttcctgaatagagtcccaggggcacaacaaatcggggaaagactcgacaaatgggactactacaaattaaaaagtttctgcacagctaaggacatagccaccaaaatagaaagacagccagcgatatgggaaaggatatttaccagcacagcaacagacaaaggcccaatatctgtcatctacagagaactaaaaaaactaagcccctccatgTGCAATAAACctgttaggaaatgggcaaaagagctaaagagagacctcacaagagaaggtataaaaatggcaaagaaacatatgaggaaatgttcaatatccctggtagtaaaggaaatgcaaataaaaacaaccctgagataccacctcaccccagttagaatggcctatactctgaactcaggaaacaacaaatgctggagggggtgcggggaaagaggaacccttctccattgttggtgggagtgaaaattagtacaaccactttggagaacagtatggaggtttctcaaaaagctcaatatagacctaccctatgacccagccataccactcctaggtatctatcctaaacagcaaaccctaagatatcaaaaagacatttgtacttccatgtttatcgcggcacaattcacaatagccaaaatatggaaacaatccagatgctcctccacagacgaatggatccaaaaaatatggtacttatacacaatggaatactacatagcgattaggaatggtgaaatattgttattcgcagggaaatggtcagaactcgaacaaataatgttgagcgagacaagtctagaacacagaaaacaaaggggcatgatctccctgatatatgactgttaacaaagggagacggagagacagtagagaccaagtctgtgaatactatatatgttcttgatacattgtatattgtatatatgtctaccttacctagagaagggatagaaaaacaggacgtaagatatcacaagaaatgtacacactgccctactatgtaactgtacccttattgcacaacaccttgtaaaaaaatttgtgttcaattaataaacaaagaaacaaaaaaatgatgagtgttttttctccttccattttcttgttgggctgttttttcctctttttttttttcttgtctttagtgagctgctctttctgtttctctttctgtctgtgtgtcctgtacgatctctgttgggtgggattcccctcttagaattccctgtagggggctgggaatatggcctagtggcaagagcgcttgcctcctacacatgaagctctcggttcgattccccagcaccacatatatggaaaacagtccgaaggggcgctgtggctcaggtggcagagtgctagacttgagcgggaagaagccagggatagtgctcaggccctgagtccaagccccaggagtggccaaaaaaaaaaaaaattcgctgtagggctggttttttattcgcatactcctttagatcctctttgctatggaaagatctggttttcccttcaaatgtgaactccaacttcgctggatatttaatcctaggttgcatattgttggcctgtagaacttggatgatGTTCTTCCACttacttcgcgcttggtaggtttgtgtggagaggtctgctgttatttggatcctcttccccttgtagaaaatttctttctttgtcttggttgcatttagaatttgctctttattcttgagatctgaagtcttgaatattatgtgccttggggtggcttttctggggtctggcctgccaggtgtcctacaggcttcggttacctggatggggtcccttgtgagattggggaagttttctgcaataactttattgagaacgtttaagccctctgctctggtatgtggctccttcttctattccaattatgcgcagattatatctcttgtctttgtccattagttcctggattagtcttccctgaaacttcaccatttcttggagtgtggtaattttctggttgttgtcggctgcttcatcgtccaaaagagagattctggattccatatggtcaattctttttgctgtggattcaattaCGGAGTTTATGGgtatcagagagctatttatggttgtcagatcagctctgatcgtggaaatttcttcctttaaagagttgtattttaagtctattttttcatgcatttcacttctcaggatgttaaggtcttctttaacggaggtttgcattgtatccatttttgtttccatttctttcttggcttcccggatttccttcaagacttccactctaaactcctggaattgttttctgattttgtttctgactctttccatcatttctgttaacatggcctcatttgcttttttattctccatctcctcttcagttgtgctgctttttggaactggccagttggcttgccctttgatgaactgtgttatatttctttgtgatttgcgcatctggagatgtGTGGGTTGCTTCCCTGGTTTGCTTTTGTTCTGGTTCCCTCTGGTCCGTCaatgggagccttgtgccctggtgtcctggctctgggtttgggtttggcggttggaccttgcttcccgatgggtgagtgtgaccttctcggttgttgctgaggtggtcactctccctgccctTGGGGGCCAgttggttctgtgtctttctgtgcgggacagtgtcctgctgctgtgccgtgctgaccctagcatgcccctgttgggggtttgttggtcactaattcagcgtggtgtggaggcttatttcttctttggttcttttttccattctgtatcttggtcagaggagttcacctctcaggcagttcttCTTCCTATGTGGACCTCTCCGGGTCCAGTTTTGTTGGGGTGttgcccacccacttgtgcgaaatgcgccaaactgagtgggcaagggccgatggagagctctgccctcctgtgtaggctcgcctaccagagtgggcgctgctgctgtggccctgcccacctgagcggggtacacctaccagagtgggcgctgttgcCAGGGGCCCCACCcccctgtgcgctgtgcgcccactacaacgggcACTGTTGCTGTGGTCCCGCTCACCTGagcagggtatgcctaccagagcgggcactgtcgccaggggccccgcccacctgtgcgctgtgcgccaactacaacgggcgctgccgctgtggctccgtccacctgagcagggtacgcctaccagagcaagccccgggttgttgggttgtgcttgcgccctcctgcgagtccgctgtggggggcagtatgtgtggagcccagtgggatcaactgtccaagcgcaggttagcaccctcagactgcgcctcagctgcgggggggggggggcgtgatcaggtccaggtgtctctgctgtgctggtattgcccaccagtgcctgtgattttagttgtaaggtCCACAAGGTCCAGGCActtcgggtggggcttgcactgccggctgtcccctggtccctgttgggaagggggcagggccagttcagccagttcaggctcctgggcggccttggggctcctccgcccttcccctgctaaactcctgtgatttcccagtgcctgatgggagcttcccgcctgatttgggggttctttgttccctcggggtggggagggggagggagggagatctagcttctttgtagggtttgggtctctgatagctggtctcccattgggcgagggggtaatgggggactcactggtcctggattgtgtgtgtgtcccgcgccgccgttggtcttttgggtgtggcgaaaggtcgtggtggtgtccccggctctccccttctgcactgctgggttccccagccgcttatgtcagttcccggtgtggacccgaacttcctgtCGCCGCCGTtgctgtgtgtcttggtccacactctccctggtgtccgtggagtcccgctgtctggactctgagctcctggcagtcggtctgccgatcgccgggtcccttttcccagcctggccctgttagggccagggtcagctggtgagGGGAGGGTGCCCTGTAGATTCTCCAgttccgtgtaggttttcggctcttctttttttgctcctttttgttttcctgcgtttctccactgcttctggctgctggttttgctgggtttttgatggggtgttgggtgctggagttcccagcttgctattcagttggagcgagtcagggtgcctccctactgtggcggcgccatcttccctctccttggatcttgttttttgatccaatctgttgttctttttcttttggtcgaGGAATTGAGTCCATTCATGTTTAGGGTTAGAGAGATGTGTCATGTCtcatttcttgatttcctgtattttgcatctttcctcttcctgtgctTACAAATTTGGCTTTCTAGTGATTTTTGTCTGATATGTTtccttggttttgtttatttgttttgtttttgttgctagtcctggggcttgggctcagggcctgagcactgtccctggcttctttttgctcaaggctagcactctacctcttgagccacagtgccacttccggctttttttttttcctatatatgtggtgctgaggaatcaaaccaagggcttcatgtatacgaggcaagcactttaccactaggccgtattccttgCCCCTTGTTTCCTtggttttgattattttcttcagATTGTATACTTCCCTTTAGTATTCTTTGTAATTTTGCTTTAGTGTTTatgaattcctttaatttttgtttgttatgcGAAGCTTTAATTTTATCATCAAATGTAAATGATAGCTTTGTACACCAGTTTGGTTTGGCAGTTGTTGATTTTCAGGGCTTGAATCATACCATTCCAGTGTCTCCTTGTGTTGAGGGCTTGTGTGAAGAGATCTGCAGTGTTTCTGACTTTCTTTCCATTGCAATACAGCTTATTCTTTGATCTTGCAGCATTTAAAATCAATTTCTTGCTTGTCACGTTTAATGTTTTTACTATGATATGTGTAGAAGTGTTTCTTCTTGTATCCTATCTACTAGgagttctatatgcttctgttaggcAGGTGAGACTTTCTTTCTTAAGATTGGGGAAGTTCTCTGTTATTGTTTTACTGAACGGGTTTTTGCTGCCTTTACTATTAAATTCTTCCCCCTTGTTGATCCAAATTATGTGTAAATTTAATTTCTTAGCTGAGGCTGCCAATTCTTGCATTGCTATTTGGTAGATTCTGTGATACCTTTGACTTTTTGTATTAGCTCCTCTGTTTTAGCCTCAACTCCTGATATCCTATTTTCTATTTCACTTATCCTGTTACTCATTGATTTCTGTGTGGTTTGCATTGTGGAAATTGAACCTTTTATGCTTCTGATATCAGTTCTCATAGTATTGAGCTCATCTTTTAATGAGGTATATAGTGTTTCTATTTtttatctctatttctttttgtgagtccttgattttatttgtcatttctttcttatattctttttttttttttttggccagtcctgggccttggactcagggcctgagcactgtccctggcttcttcccgctcaaggctagcactccgccacttgagccacagcgccgcttctggccgttttctgtatatgtggtgctggggaatcgaacctagggcctcgtgtatccgaggcaggcattcttgccactaggctatatccccagccccctttcttgtattcttaaaattgcttttgcaTATCCCCTTTTATTTCATTGACCATTTCGGTCATCATTTCTTTAATAGTtcatttctcctccatctctttttcACTCTCTCTAGGATCATTCTCTGGATTGTTGTTGGCTTTTGGATTTGGCTTGTTGTCTTGATTGTTCATGAATCTTTTAATCTTTCATTGTGATTTAAGTAATTGTGTTCAGGGATTGTCCAGGCTGTGGCCTTAGCTGGGCTGGTTTGTGACTGACAGGTGTCAGCAGACACTTGGTCCAGGCTAGCTCACACAGTGTGGACTAGCCCACACTGGGTCCCTGTGCCAGCAAGTGCTTATGCACTGGGCTCACTGAAAGGAGCTTGGTCTCATTTCTAGCAAGCACTGGGAAGGTTATAGTTGAGCCTCTAGGGTGGGTATGTGCTTCAGAAGGGGTGGGTTCCCATCGGTGTGAGGGAGTTCGGCTGTGCTTTGGCCCTGGATTGGTTGTCACTGCTTTGATGATTGGTGCTTGGCTACTGacttgtacatgtatgtgtgcccATGTGCACTTCATGGCTCTGGATGGGGAAGCAATCCACCAGCAATTGGGTACTTAGACCTGTATGCTGCATCCAGGATGGGCATGAGGCATCCCACAGGGTGGGCTCCTTGGGTgtgtgggatttttgtttgtgttgtttcaAACAGGCTTGGTTTCTCTGCTGATAGCCAGGTATGTGGAGGATTCAGGGTCCTAGTGACCACCCAGTATGAGTCCCAGTGGTCTCTCACTGGAAGATGACAGGTAGGGTTGGGGTAGTGAAAAGGAGCTCTGGCCTCTTTGTCCTCTTAAGTGTGGTGTCCcttcctgggagggaggggtctAGGTTGGTGGTGGGGTCACCACCAACCAGTATTAGTCTCTGGTGGTAGGGGGCCATGGCAGGATACTGACTGATCCTGGAATTGGTTGTGGGCTGACTGGTGGCACTGTGGTAAATCTTTGTTTCTGGAGATTGTAGTCTTACTGCTCACATCCTGGAGTCCCAAGCAGCCATAGGACACTCTCACAGCTTAGCCATGTTGGTTGTGAGCTGACCAGTGGCACTGTGGAAGATCTCTGGGTCTGGATGTTATATGCCACTCCTTtggtctttttctctttctgggctGTCTGTGTCTGCTGCTGTGGAAGTTTTCTGTATCTAGATGCTGCAGTCCCAGTGGTTGGTCATGGAGTCCTGAACAGCTGCAGGGCCGATTTCATAGCTTAGCCACACTGCTAGTGCAGgatggggggtagggggagatgAAGGTGGGCTCTTCACAATTTTCTGTCCTATGTATACAAGTTATGAGTTGTTcccccatttctgtgattctctatttgtttatatatttgttgttgtccATCTGTTGGGGAGAAGTACATGTTAGAACCCTAAACCTCGGTTTGGTTAGAAAGAGATAGAGTGATTCCCTATGTTTTCATCACCATCTTCTTTCATCtactttattactatttttaaatttttatttatttaagactCAGGAGATTTTCTCAGAGTTGTTCAATTTTAGCAGCAAACATTGATTTCTATGTCCAGTCCTAGTTTTTAGGGGAAAAGGACAGATGCAGAATCAAAGGGATGCCATGAATTTAAGGAGCCACAATATATTTGGGGTACAGAAGTCTTCACTGACAGACTATCACATGGTCTATAGTAAAGAATTAtgcttctaggggctgggaatatggcctagtggcaagagagcttgccttgtatacatgaagccctgggttcaattccccagcaccacatatatagaaaacggccagaagtggcgctgtggctcaagtggccttgagcaaacaagccagggcccaggactggcaaaaaaaaaaaaagaaaaaaaaagaaaaaaagaattatgcttGTAAAAGAGAAGGAGAGCTACATTTGCCAGGGGAATTAATGAGAAAATGTCTGTTATGGAGTTGTTGAAGGTTGAAGGAAGAGTAGCtcgaattataggcatgagctaccagtgcctgggtcAGAAGGAGGAAGTCCATTAAAGGGTAAGGGAAGACCTCTGGAAGAAAATGACAACATGAAAGCTTAAATTTATTGTAAGTAAACCAGGGAGTGAGGAGAGGAAAATAAGGCTGGAAATGTTTGAAGATAAAAGATTTATTGGATCCATGTTATAATGGCCTTTGAGTATAAGATGAAGGAATCTGGCTTTATTTATGGGAGAGAGAGTGCTATAGATGCTGTGTTTCAGAGTGGTAATTTGGATGTGgtataaagaggaagaaaaagactaGTTAGGAATCAAGGGAGACACTAAAAGTGGATGAGACAGGATGGAATCACTAATAATGCAGAATTTTAAAGTTTAAGTTCTTGGAAATATTCATGGCCCAAACAAGCAAAGGAACTCAGAGTTTATATAATCTATGGTTAAGCatcaaaagaataataaaagagtccaggtaatatttttctatttatttctccttccaattttctggtctAATTTATCTCCTAAGATGTTGATAAATTATTATTCTATTCAACCTTTAATAGGCTATTCTCATCTTGAAGGTTCTTAGAGTTGCTGGAAATAATGTGCATATTTCTTTCTAAACAAATTGTCAATTTAACATGAAGAAAATACTTTCTTTCAACAAGAGTTAAAACTAGTTCAATATAAATCATTAACAATTAATTGAGCTTTGGGCACATGGAGTGATAGCCTGAACAGCGATGAGTCATGGTGATGTAGGTGGCCTGAGTCTGCAGTCACTTCCTATGCCCTCGTCCTGCTGTTATCCTCTTCAGAGCAGACTTTACTTCTTGGTTCCTCAGTGTGTAGATGAGGGGGTTCAGTAGTGGAGTGACAACAGTGTAAAACACAGCCACTGCCCCATCCAGGGGACTCTTGGAGCCAGCCCGAAGGTAGATGAAAATACAGGGGACATAGTAGACTGTGACCACagtcaagtgtgagccacaggtggagAAGGCCCGGCGCCTCCCATCAGCAGTGCGTATCTTCAGGATGGCATGAACAATTTTGGCATAGGACAGCAAAATTAACATGAAGCAGCTGGCAGCCACTACTCCAATGTCTACAAAGGTCACAAGCTCATTGACTTTTGTGTCAGCACAGGCCAGTCTCAATACCGCAGGAATGTCACAAATAAAGTAATCTACCTCATTGGGCCCACAGTAGGGCAGGCGGAAGGTGAGGGTGGCCTGGATAGACCCATGGATGGAGCCAGCCACCCAAGCTCCAGCTACTAGAATGGTGCATAACTTGCCATTCATGAGCACAGGGTAGTGCAAGGGCTGGCATATGGCTAGGTACCTGTCATAGGCCATCAGGGTATACAGAAAGCACTGAGTACTacccaagaagtgaaagaaatataattgagccacacagccaccaAATGGGATAGCCTTGCTGGCAGGAgtaaagtttaaaataattagAGGAACGATGACTGAGGAGAGCCACATGTCCAGGAAAGAGAGCACACCCAGAAGAATGTACATGGGGCGGGCATGGAGCTTGGGGTCAGCCCACACAGTGACCAGAATGA is drawn from Perognathus longimembris pacificus isolate PPM17 chromosome 10, ASM2315922v1, whole genome shotgun sequence and contains these coding sequences:
- the LOC125357929 gene encoding olfactory receptor 10G2, with product MKRNKNTSMDTVVTDFILLGLSHPPNLRTLLCLVFFSIYILTQLGNLLILVTVWADPKLHARPMYILLGVLSFLDMWLSSVIVPLIILNFTPASKAIPFGGCVAQLYFFHFLGSTQCFLYTLMAYDRYLAICQPLHYPVLMNGKLCTILVAGAWVAGSIHGSIQATLTFRLPYCGPNEVDYFICDIPAVLRLACADTKVNELVTFVDIGVVAASCFMLILLSYAKIVHAILKIRTADGRRRAFSTCGSHLTVVTVYYVPCIFIYLRAGSKSPLDGAVAVFYTVVTPLLNPLIYTLRNQEVKSALKRITAGRGHRK